The genomic DNA ATAGTCGAAAAGATCTTCCATGCCCACCAGATAATGCATCCGTTCAAATAAATAATTGGCCATGGAACCGAAGACAAATAAGTCTTGCTTTTTCAGATCATCAACGCGTTCTTTCACGCCCTGAAAACGGACGTCGAGCGCGAGCGGGGGGGCCTTGAAGTCCAATATGGCCTGAACGGAACTCAATGGGTGCTCGGTGACCTGTCCGATGGTCTTGTCGCCTTCGAGTTTTGTAAAATGGTAAAGCCATTCGCCCGGAGCAGCGGCTTTGTAGCCGACGCACATGCAGTCGCCCATGCTCTTATACGGCTCGGGGCAGTATCCCGTATTCAAAGGCACCCACTCCGGTTTGTTGAATTGAATTGCCCGGAAAAAATTCTCCCGCCTGGTCATAACAATAACTCCTTTTTATAAAAAGATTATCAAAATTTGGGATCGCGATATGCCCATTATACAAATTCACAGTTGTTTTGTAAATCCTAAAATACAAAATATTAAATAAAAATTTTTGTCTAAAGGAAATACTTGATTATAAGTGTCCGCATACTTAAGTACTCTTGAGCGGTAGCCACTGGGCGGTTACAAATTCCTCGGCCGGAGAATATCTTTTTGTGGGAGAAAGCATAAATAAACTAAAGCACTCACAATCTTACGAGTGATTTTTGGAGGGTTAGGTCGGTAAACCGATTTCCCGAGAGATCGACAAGTTCGATTCTCTGAATTTCTAAAAAAACAAAAGAACACCCTAAAGGAGTCCTTTCATTTTTGGAGGGCACCAGGGAATCGGTGAACCGATTCTCTGAGAGATCGAAAAGTCCGATTCTCTGTATTTCTAAAAACGAAAGAGCACCCCTTCGGGTACCCTTCCATTTTTGGAGGGCACCAGGGAATCGGTGAACCGATTCTCTGAGAGATCGAAAAGTCCATTCTCTGTATTTCTAAAAACAAAAGAGCACCCATTCGGGTACTCTTCCATTTTTGGAGGCACCACCGAGAATCGAACTCGGGAATAGAGGTTTTGCAGACCTCTGCCTTACCGCTTGGCTATGGTGCCGGGGATGAATGCGAGGGTGTATATTTTTATACACCCTCGTTTTTTGGAGCGGATGACGAGGCTCGAACTCGCTACCTCAACCTTGGCAAGGTTGCGCTCTACCGGATGAGCTACATCCGCAAATTTGCGTCGCTGGAGACGCTTTGGGTTAGTCCGCGTCGGCAGAAGAATCGCGGTGCAGGGAAGGTGGTGTTGGGACGGCGCGGGGTAAATGGTGCCTCCGGTCGGAATTGAACCAACGACACGGGGATTTTCAGTCCCCTGCTCTACCAACTGAGCTACAGAGGCAAGTGGCGACTCGGAAGGGGGTCGAACCCTCGACCTCTAGCGTGACAGGCTAGCGTTCTAACCAACTGAACTACCGAGCCATTTGGTGGGAACAACAGGGCTCGAACCTGTGACCCCCTGCTTGTAAGGCAGATGCTCTCCCAGCTGAGCTATGCTCCCCCACGCGTCCCGGAGAACCTCTCTGCCAGCCGGCGACGGATAACATAATAACACAATTCGAAGGGTATTGTCAATACCAAAAACCAGTTTTTTTAGATTTTTTCCGCCTTTAAAATAATCCGCTTATAAGACCGTTTTGATCGATGTCGATAGTGCTTGCGGCCGGCACTTTGGGCAATCCGGGCATGGTCATAATATCACCCGTGAGTGCCACGACAAAGCCCGCGCCGGTGCAAAGACGCAGATTGCGCACCGTCAGCTTAAAGTTTCTCGGCCGTCCGAGTTTCTTGGGATCATCGCTGAGTGAATATTGGGTCTTGGCGATGCAGACGGGCAATTTGTCCAGCCCGAGGGCCTGAATTTCATTCAGACGTTTTAAAGCCATATCCTCAAACACAACTTCATTCGCACCGTAAATTTCCCGGGCAATACGTTCGATCTTTTCGGTGACCGTCATTTTATCGGTGCAGAGCGGTTTGAAATTTCCCCCCATATCTGCTGCTGCCGCGACTTTTTCAGCAAGATATACGGCGCCTTTCCCGCCCTCCGAAAAGCCGTCACTGACCGCGCAGTCGGCGCCGTATCGTTCAGCAATTTGCAGGATGGCGGTGATTTCCTCGGGAGTATCGGTCGGGAAGCGGTTGACGGCGACAACGACCGGAAGCCCGTATTTTTTAATATTTTCAATGTGGGCAGCGAGGTTTACACTGCCTTTTTCGACTGCGGCTGCGTTTTCAATACCGAGTTTGGCTTTTGCAATGCCTGCGTTGTATTTTAATGCGCGCACTGTGGCGACCAGCACGACCGCAGACGGCGTCAAACCGGCGGCGCGGCATTTGATATCAAAAAACTTCTGCGCGCCCAGATCGGCGCCGAATCCGGCCTCCGTGATGCAGTAATCGGCCAGTTTCAACCCGAGTTTTGTCGCTCTGACAGAGTTGCAGCCGTGGGCAATATTGGCGAACGGGCCGCCGTGCATCAGGCAGGGCGTACCCTCAAGGGTTTGAACAAGGTTGGGATTGACCGCATCTTTAAGGAGTGTCGCCATTGCACCCTGTGCGTTCAGCTGACGGCAGAAGACCGCATTCCCTTCGAGGTCGTAACCCACAAGAATATCACCGAGTCGCTTTTTGAGATTGGCGATGTCCGTGCAGAGGCAAAGTGCCGCCATAACCTCGGAAGCCGCGGTGATGTTAAAGCTGTCGGAGCGCATAAAGCCGTTGGCTTTGCCGCCGATGCCGACAATGATTTCGCGCAGCGCACGGTCGTTCATGTCCATGCAGCGGCTGAAGTAAATACGCCTTGTATCGAGACGCAGGGCATTGCCATGGTTGATATGATTATCGATTACGGCGCACAGCAGGTTATTGGCAGCTGTGACTGCGTGGATATCGCCTGTAAAATGGAGGTTGATGTCCTCCATCGGAATCACCTGGGAATAACCGCCGCCCGCAGCGCCGCCTTTGATGCCGAACACCGGTCCGAGAGACGGTTCGCGCAGTGCGATAATGGCATTCTTTCCGATCTGTCTCATCGCTTGTCCGAGTGCGACGGTGGTTGTGGTCTTGCCCTCTCCCGCAGGGGTGGGGTTGATCGCGGTGACCAAAATCAATTTTCCGTCGGGGCGGTCTGCGGTTCGTTCAAAAGCCGATTGCGTGATTTTTGCCTTATATTTTCCGTAGGGTTCGAGTTCGTCGGACGGAATCCCGAGTTTATCGGCGATTTCGGCAATCGGCAGTGACTTGGCTGCTTGGGCGATTTCGATGTCGGAAAGCATTCAATAACCTCAAATCTTTGAAAATTTATAATCGACGGCAAAGGTCGTATCAACGGCATTACGGCGGGCCATGATGCCCCAGCGGAAGTGTTTGCCGGTCTGGGCATAGCCTTTAAAGAGATAGAACTTTGTGTCTTTTTGGCCCTTGAGCGTGATATCAACCCGCTTGTCGGGCAGTTTGTAGGAAAACTTGATATCGCCGTCACTCTCATAACACTTCAATTCCTGCAGTGTGTCGTAGAGTTTTTCGGTAAACGGCGGGACTTCTTTCGCCTCAAAATTGAATTCCGGCTCGCCCAGGCAGTGGAAGAAATAATCATAGGTGTGCGGCTTGCCGTCTTTTCCGGTACAGGTGAAGTTGTCATGCAGGGTGTTATTGTCGAGCTTCAGGTCACGGATATAGTCGACACCGGGATAGGCGTCTTCGCTGAGCGCTTTGATATGTGCAGTATCTTTATCGTATTCAAGCAGCTTGCCTTTATTCTTTTTCGGGATATTGACTTTATCGGTCGCGACGGTGCAGTGTGAAAGCGTGCCTTGCTGCCAATTAAACAGGAACGAGCCATAGCCGTTGGTCGAGAGATCATAACAGACCGATTCGCCGAACGCGGAAATTTCGATGTTCATGATATCGAAATGCGAATGCGAGGCGATGATCAGACCGTATTTAAAGAACACCTCGAGATCCTTATCGCGCAGCATGGCAAAATCCGTGTCTTCCCAGAGCCGGGTTTCGAGCTTTTCGCGTGGATATTTGTCGTAGTCCGAAGGGTTGATGCCGAATAACAGCCGGGGCAGATCGCCGCCGCGGGATGGACTCGGGACGCCGTTATGATCGAGCAGCGGAGAGCGGTCGTCATACATCATCGTCGCGGCCCACTTGATCATCGGATGATCGAAACTGGCTGAGGCAACGTCATATTGTCCGGCAAAGTTAGCCATGGAGATGAACGGCCAGCCGTCGTTGGGATTGGGCAGCATACAGTTTTTGAATGCCATCTGCGCCGGCATAACGTACATCTTTTCAATAATCTTAGCGAGTTTGTCGATGCAGTCGGCCTGATAGCCGGACGACTTGGCAAAATAGATCAGATCGGTCATCGGAGCAATGCAGTAGAAGTGATAATGCACCGAACCCTCATACCAGAAATAATCCTTGGTGATGCCCAACGCGACCTGATTGATCAGGCCGAATTCGCTTTCGAAGGCGTATTCAATAAGATCGGGCTGTTTATAGAAAATGCCGATGGTCGCAATGGCGCACAGATCCCATACCGGAATATTATTAATGTAATAGCAGAACGGCTTGAGAAAATGTCCTTCCGGAATAAAGAATTTTTCACCCAGTTCGGTGACAAAGCCCTCATCCAGTTCATCGCCGAGAATCATCATCGCGGTCAAAAGAGAGATCACACACCCGTCATCGGAAAGGTGCTGGCCGTTGATTCGGCCTAAGTACATCGGATGGACAACCCATACCTGCAGTTTCTGATAATTTTCGAGGTAGAATGTAAGAACTTTTTTAATATATTCGAGATATTTCGTATCGCCGGTGAGCTTGTATAAAATCGCAGCTTTTTTTGCGTTGCCGTTGGCGTTGCCGCGATATGAAGTGTTCCAGGCGTCATTGGCGCGCCAACCCATATTGATGTGTCCGCAGGCAGGGCAGGGCTGCCCCATCGGGATATCCTTGTCGAATTTTAAACCGGTGCCGCATTTTTCGCAGATGTAGTTATGACCCCAGCCGTTGCGGCGGTTGATATCGTCGTGATAGGTATCGATAAATGCGTCGACGCCGGTTTTCATCTTATCATAGAGCTTTTCAGCCCAGTCGTATTGATCTATTTTTTGTTTAAGCGCTGAATAATCTTGGATGTATGCCATATTGATCCCTCCAGAACTTCGGTATTCCGAATTGTGTCCATTTTATCATGAGATACCTTAAAAAGCAACCATTGTGAAGCCACTTACCGCTTATCCTGATGTTGATTTTTTGAGTGGCTTCACGATTTTTGCCACAATCAAACGATTTAGAGCGTTATGACTCACTTGAAATATAACGGCATAGGCGATATAATATAGTGGTATCCTTTTTCAGGGAGATAGAAATGAACGAAATTAGAGAAAAACAACCGCCGAGAGAACAAGGGATGTCCAAAATACAAATCGTATTGATCACCATTTTTATGATGATTCTTTTGATTTGTGCCGGCATTCTGTTTTTGGATTGGTACGACGGGTATAAGAGCGAAAAGGAAAAAGAACAACTGGCATCTGAAATGCAGAGTGCGGCGCAGCAGATTACGGCACCAATGGGAGAAAATGATATTCTGCCGGCTTTCCGAACGCTGTATGATCAAAACAAAGACACGGTTGGCTGGATTAAAATTGAGGACACGCCGATCGACTATGTCGTGGTTCAGACCGAAAATAACGACGACTATCTGCGCACCGCTTATGACGGCAGCTATAACCGCAACGGCACGATCTTCCTCGATTATCAAAGCATATTTAATCCCAAGGGCAAGAATATTGTCATTTACGGCCATAATATGAAAACCCAAGCGATGTTTTCCACGCTTGACGAATACACTTCGGTTGAGTATTATCAACAGCACCCGATTGTCGAGTTTAATACCCTTTACGATTATTCCAAATATAAGATTTTCGCCGTCGTGCTGATGGACGCTTCGCCCGATAACGGTTCAGACGATGAGTTTAAGCTGTATTCGCAGTTTTCGAGTGATGACAGTTTTATGGATTACATAGACACCATTCGGGCGCACAGTCTGCTTGATATTGATGTTGACGTCCAAAAAGACGATCTGATTATTTCGCTGGTCACCTGTTCGTATGATATTGAAGACGGCCGGTATGCCATCTTTGCCCGCGAAATCCGTGAGGATGAAAGCACTGACGTCGACACCTCAGCGGCAAAACTCAACGACGATGTGATTATGCCCGGCCAATACGCGAGCTGAATAATGGATTTTTAATAAGCAAGTAACCGTTAAAAAAAAGACAAAAGGCTCGGGGAAACCTCCGAGCCCTTGTTTTTTGTTTACCTTAAGTTGTTCTTAAGTTGTTTTGTTTTTTATCGTAGGGCGTGAAGACCCCGTCCCACCGTATGGAATTTTTCAGTGCTTCGTATAGTAGTAGGGCGCGGCATCCCTGACGCGCCGTTTATACGATTTTTCATTGTAAGGGTGCGCATTGCACTTCCGTTGCCCTTCTGATTAAAGTCGGCTGCATGGAAATCCATACGGCACGTCAGGGATGCCGCGCCCTACAATTTAAATTACACTTTGAAAAGTCCCTCAGGCGTCACTTCATAAATGGTGTCACAGACCCCGGCGAGGTATTTGCGGTCGTGGGTTACGCTGATGATCGTGCCGTCGTACTGCCGCAATACGCGGCGGATGACCGGATTGGAGAGCGGGCTGAAATTGCGTGTCGGCTCGTCGAGGATCAGCACATTGCTGCCGTCGAGCGTCATCTTTAAAAACAGCAGTTTGGCCTTCTGACCACCTGAGAGTCCGCCGATGGTTCCGAGCATCTCTTCGTGGGTGAAGCGCATGCTGCCCATTTGGATTCGTGCGCGGGTGATGTCCTCCTTTTTGCCGGACGGCGCAAGGAAATCAAGCGGGCATTGGGATAAGTCGAGCGAATCCTCGTAATCCTGCGGCATATAGGCGGCTTTCAGGTCTTTTCGCCGGAGCAGTTCGTCCGCGATCAGCCGCAGCAGTGTGGTCTTGCCCGTGCCGTTGTCGCCGATAATTCCGACGTGTTCTCCGCCGGATACGTTAAGTTCAATGTTTTTCGAGAGAATCCTGCTGCCGATTTTAAGTTCCGGCAGCGACAGCCGCAGGACCTCTTTTTGGCGGGGCAGAGCGGTGCCCTCGGCGAATTTCATGAAAATGGCCTCTTCGACAATCGGAATCTCCTCAAAGTCCTCTTTTTCGCGCTCAAACCGGTGTTCCAGCGATTTGACTGCCTTCATCTTCTTTTTTAAAAGACGAGCGCCCCCGGGGTCTTGACGAGAGATATTCTCCTGATCGCGTTCGACCTTGTCATGAATCTTCTTCCAACGCTCTTGTTGGGCTTTATAATCCTCGCGCTGCTTTCTTGCCACCTGTTCCTGATGGACAAGGCCGCGCATACGCTCGTCGATATACTGTGCATACGGCATTCTTGCAATCGTATGTCGGGCGTTGCGCTTATGCACCACCTGTTCGAGATGGATGATGACATTGGCCGTGCGCTCGATCAGCGTTTCGTCGTGGGAGACGAACAGCACCGGCAGTCCGCAGCGGTTGATATAGGTTTCCAGCCATTCGAGGGTCTTAATGTCAATGTCGTTGGTCGGCTCATCGAGCAGCAGCACATCGGGCCGTGCAGCCAGAATCCGCGCCATCTGCATTTTGACCTTTTCGCCGCCCGAGAGGGTGCTCATTGATTGATCGGAATTGAACATTTGCGGGTTCAACCCGAGCTGTGCGGCAATTTCGGCGCGTTCGTCGGGCAAAAGCGTCTCAAACAAACGGTCATCCGATAAAAATTCTCTTACGCAGAGTTGTTTTTCGGCATCGGAAAGTTCCTGCTTGAGATAGCCGTATTTCAATCCGTCGCGCAGGATATTACCGCTGTATTCGATATAATGCTCGACCAGAGCCGGGTCATAAATCAACTTTAAAAGGGTGCTCTTACCGTTGCCCTCTTCTCCGATGATGACGGCTTTATCGCCCGGATTGAGCGAAAAAGTGAAATTGTCTAAGATTTTCTTGCCGTTTTTAGAAAGCGATATGGTTAAATTCAAGATTTGAAGCATCTGAAAATTCCTCCCTCAAAGCTGTCAAAAAAGAACCGGAAATTTATTTTAAGACAAACAAAAAAACCGTCTTTTCCGACAGCATAACAAAGTGTGTTCGAATCCAGTCAAGATTCGATTACGCCAAGTGATGTGTCGTTCAAGCGGTTAATTGTACATCTTTTCACTCCTATCGGGAAAGATGGATTGAGTGTAACACGAAAAGCGGATTTTGTCAATCGAGAATGTTGCATTTCGCCCGAAAATATGGCATAATAGGGGTTGACAAGTGCGTCCGAATTATGATACAATGACAATCACCTCAGAGAGGGCTTATTTTTTGTCTGCACTTTTTTGCGTGAAGGACAAGAACTCACCCTTGAGGGAGGCAAACTAAGGCGGGAAGACCGCTGTAACGGAGGTGCCGTCATGAGGGTCAAAATCACGCTGGCCTGCACGGAGTGCAAACAGCGCAACTATGACACAGTCAAAAACAAGAAGAACGATCCCGACCGGTTGGAGATGAACAAGTACTGCAGATTCTGCCGTAAACACACACTCCACCGCGAGACGAAGTAACGGGGAGGTACAAAAATGGCTAACGATGCCGCCGCTCCGAAAAAGGGTTTTGCAAAGCTCGGACAATTCCTGAAAGAAGTCCGTCTTGAGATGAAAAAAATCACCTGGCCGACGCATAAAGAGGCATTTAAGAGATTTATGCTGGTTATGGTGGTCGTCATCATCTGCGCCGCACTGCTCTTTGGATTCGACCGCCTGCTGCTGTTGCTGGCCGGCGTGATCGCAGGAAGCTGAGAGGAACTATGCCTGAAGCCGCAAAATGGTATGTCGTGCATACCTATTCAGGGTATGAAAGCAAGGTCTGCACCAATCTTGAAAAAATGGTGGAGAACCGCCATATGCAGGATCTGATTCTCGAGACCAAGATCCCGCTCGAGACCGTGACCGAGATCAAGGACAATAAGACCCGCGAGGTCGAACAAAAATTGTTTCCCGGCTATGTGCTCGTCAAAATGGTGATGACCGATGAATCTTGGTATGTCGTCCGAAACACCAGAGGCGTGACCGGTTTTGTCGGCGCAGCTTCCAAACCCGAACCGCTTTCAGAAGCGGAGATCAACGCCCTCGGCGTTGAAACGCGCAGTGTCAAAGTCGACTATGAAGTCGGCGATTCCGTTGAAATCATGGATGGTCCGTTCTCCGGCATGACCGGTGTTGTCGATAAAATCGACACCGCTGAAGGCCGTGTGCGCGTGATGGTGTTCGTGATGAACCGGGAGACCCCGGTCGATCTGGCTATGGATCAGATCACACCGGTATAAATCACTTTATTGAAGTGATCACTTCAGTTGAGGTGAACTCCGGACGCCGGAGGTATCAGGCGTCAGTGGGAGGATGTTCATAGAATGTCCGCCAGAAACCACAAAATTGGAGGAAAGAAAAATGGCTCAAAAAGTCATTGGCTATGTCAAGCTTCAGATCCCCGCCGGTAAAGCCACACCGGCACCGCCTGTCGGACCGGCACTCGGTCAGGCCGGCGTGAACATCATGCAATTCACAAAGGAATTCAACGAGAGAACAAAAAACGACATGGGACTCATTATCCCGGTTGTTATCACGGTCTATGCGGACCACTCTTTCTCGTTCATCACCAAAACACCGCCTGCGGCAGTTCTGATTAAAAAGGCCTGCGGCATTGAGAGCGGTTCCGGTGTGCCCAACAAGACCAAGGTCGCCAAGATCACCTCTGCTCAGGTTCGCCAGATCGCAGAGTCCAAAATGGTGGACCTCAACGCCTCCTGTGTCGAGACCGCGATGAAGATGATCGCCGGTACCGCGCGCAGCATGGGCGTCGAAGTTGTCGACTGACGGGAGGAAACAGGGATATGAAACACGGAAAGAGATATGACGACAGCGTAAAGCTGTACGACAAGACCAAACAATATGAAGTTGAAGAGGCAATGGAGCTCTGCGCCCAGACTGCCAAAGCCAAGTTCGACGAGACCATCGAAGTCCATGTCCGTCTGGGCGTCGACTCCCGCCATGCCGACCAGCAGGTCCGCGGCGCGGTCGTTCTTCCCAATGGAACGGGCAAAACCGTCCGCGTACTCGCAATCTGCAAAAATGATGCGGTAAAAGCGGCTACGGCAGCCGGCGCTGAATATGTCGGTGCCGAAGAATTCATCGAAAAGATCCAGAAAGAAAACTGGATGGATTTCGACGTGTTGATCACAACTCCCGATATGATGGGTCTGATCGGCCGCCTCGGTAAAATTCTCGGTCCGCGCGGCTTGATGCCGAACCCCAAGGCCGGCACCGTTACGCCCGATATCGGCAAGGCAGTCACCGAAGCCAAAGCCGGTAAGATCGAATATCGTCTGGACAAGACCAACATCATCCACTGCCCGATCGGTAAGGCGAGTTTCGGCAAAGAGAAACTGGCAGAGAACTTCAACACTTTACTCGGCGCCATCATCAAGGCCAAGCCGGCTGCGGCAAAGGGACAGTATATCCGCTCCTGCACCGTGGTTTCGACCATGGGTCCGGCAGTCAAGATCATGCCCAGCAAACTGGTCTAATCATAATTCCAAAAAAGTGCCACAGCTTTTGCTGCGGCACTTTTTGCTTTATAATTTATTCAGGATTTTTTTAAGCGGGTGATTTTATTATCGCTCTGCGATATAATAGGACGCACAGCCCCACACCGAGAATGAGTAAAATACCTGCGATCAGCCAAATCACGCGGTAGTTGGTTTGTGTACTGACGATATAGCCAAGCAGAGCGGTTATGATGCCTCCGGCTTGCAGAATGAATGAGAATAAAGAGAGAATGCTTGCCCGTTGATCGGGAGAGACAATTTGATTTAATAAAGTGTTTTCTGTAACGTTGCCGTTTCCGACAAAAAAGTAGATGAATACGTACATTCCGATAAACAGTGGGATTTGGTTTTGCAGCATGAATAGGGATAGTAAAATACCAAATATGAGTTTATTGATGATTAACCAAAGCACGCTGAAATTCGGCTTTTTGGCCAAAAAGCACTCGGCAATTTTGCTGCCTAAAATAACAAAAGCAAAACCCGTAAAACTGGTGACACCTAAAAGCCAAGAGGCTGAAGAAATTTCGCTGAAAGCCGGTTGCCAGTATGTCTCGACAGAAAACAATGCTGTACCTGTGAGGATTGTAAATACCAATAAAATTCGTACGAGCCCTTTTTGAGATAAAAAGCTCAAGCTGTTTTTAATCTGTATACCGATCTTGTTTTTGTTCGGTTTATTTTCCAAATCGCTATGTTTTTCCTTAACGAAGAAAATTAATACCATCAATAACAGAACGTTAATGATCAGGCCGGTTAAAATATTGGCGGTATAACGCTGTATGATACCGGACAGACACCCACCCGCCAGCGCACCGGCGGCAAGCCCCGCGCTTTCAAAAATCGAAAGTCGGCTTGTCACCTTAACGAGTGTTATCCCCTTTGAGACAGTGTCGTCGATAATCAAAGCATCCATGCTCCCTGAGGCAAAAGCGCGCCCCAGGCCCGTGAAAACCATGGATAGAAATAAGAGCCATAAAGTGTTTGAAAACAACAAAAATACAAATGAGACGGCTGATAAAAAATAAGCTAACAGAGCCGATTTCTTCCTTCCGCAGATATCGGCAAATATACCGCTTGGGAATTCGGCAAAAAGGGCAGTGAGCGAATATGTGCCTAAAAGCAGAGATATGGTGTTGATTGAAGCGCCGTGAGCAATTAGAGACAGAGCAAGAACCGGCATCATAACCCCAACGGAAAAGCTCTTTAAAAAAGTGATTATCAAAAATATTTTACGCATCTGTTTCTTCTGTAATCGGATATGCAATCAGGGCATATTCCCATGGGACGGTATTCTCTTGTTTATTCTGGTGATGTTCGTCTAAGAATTTTCGGATGATGCCGTAAAGTTCTTTCGCCTCATCATTTTTAAGATAAACAATGCCGGAGAGAAAATCGCCGTGTTGTTCATCTGGTTTTATGTTTTTGTAATCATTCTTATAATAATCTGCGATTCCGGAAAACACCGAGTTCAATTCATTCTGCATAAAAGCAATCCGTTGAACCTCATTGATATCATCGAATTGGCAGCCGATGCTGACCGTTTTGGGCAACACTTCGTAATAGCTCGCTAAAATGCCGTGAATATGCGCGGTATGATGAAGCGCCACAATACCGAGTCCGATGAGCTTTTTAATATGATGTTGCACGGCTGAGGCGG from Oscillospiraceae bacterium includes the following:
- a CDS encoding helix-turn-helix domain-containing protein; translation: MDTIFLSGKKELDIYINPQRQELLRRMRISGTPMTPKQLADQMDISASAVQHHIKKLIGLGIVALHHTAHIHGILASYYEVLPKTVSIGCQFDDINEVQRIAFMQNELNSVFSGIADYYKNDYKNIKPDEQHGDFLSGIVYLKNDEAKELYGIIRKFLDEHHQNKQENTVPWEYALIAYPITEETDA